Within Sphingobium aromaticiconvertens, the genomic segment TGAGATCGAGGCGCAGGACAAGAACCTGCCGCGCGGGCGCATCGTCAAGGATGAGACGCTGGCCGACATCGCCAGCCATCCGCCCCGCGTTCAGGATGATCTGGGCAAGGTGCGCGGCCTGTCCGCGACGTGGAAAAGCAACGACATCGGCGCGCGCCTGATGGCGGCGCTGGCAAAGCACCAGCCACTGGATCGCGAGGAAATGCCCGAACGCGATCCCAAGCGGCCGGGCCTCGGCAAAGACGGCGCGCTGGTGGCGGACCTCCTCAAGCTGCTGCTCAAGATCCGGTCGCGCGACATCAACGTCGCTTCGCGCCTGATCGCGCGGACCGATGATATCGACGCACTGGCGGCGGGTGTCCGCGAGGGGCTGTCGATCCTGGAGGGCTGGCGCTATGAACAGTTCGGGCGCGATGCGGTCGATCTGGTCGAAGGGCGCATGGCCTTTGCGGTCAAGAACGGACGCCTGCGGATGACCCGCACCGAATAGGAGAAGATTATGATGCGGACGGCTTTGGTGGCGATGATGATGGCTCCGCTGGCGGCCTGTGCCACCACAAGCGGCGGCGAGGCTCCGGCGGCGAATGCCGAAGGGCCGTGCCGCAACGAACCCGTCGCCTCTTTCGTGGGGCAGAAGGCGAGCGCAGAGACGGGAGCTGCGATGCTGAAGGCGTCGGGCGCGAAGACCATGCGCTGGGGTGGCCCCGGCATGGCGATGACGATGGATTTCCGGCCAGAGCGGCTGACCGTCGCCTATGACGAAGCGATGGTGATTACGTCGGCGCGGTGCGGCTGACCTTAACGACGAGAAGCCGTCTAGAGCAATTTCCGATCCGATTGCATCGGCTCGGTTGCTCTGCTTTTTAATTTTACGCGTTTTCCGAGCCAGCAGATGATTCTATCTGCTTCGAAAACCCTCTAGCTTGCCTGGG encodes:
- a CDS encoding I78 family peptidase inhibitor produces the protein MRTALVAMMMAPLAACATTSGGEAPAANAEGPCRNEPVASFVGQKASAETGAAMLKASGAKTMRWGGPGMAMTMDFRPERLTVAYDEAMVITSARCG